The following proteins are encoded in a genomic region of Pseudomonas sp. Os17:
- a CDS encoding glyceraldehyde-3-phosphate dehydrogenase, whose product MWKVPVTQKPDQCLGEWIDREALAEAMIPLIGQLYRNNNVVSSIYGRSLINQSVIAILKAHRFARHRSSDDSELSVHETFPLLKAMSELKLGAASVDLGKLAFKFRNEGNGRSAEQFVREEMADVVGQQNASARKGTDVVLYGFGRIGRLLARILIEKTGGGDGLRLRAIVVRKGAENDLTKRASLLRRDSVHGSFNGTITIDEENNTITANGNLIQVIYAKNPTEVDYTQYGIKNALLVDNTGVWRDADGLGQHLACPGIDRVVLTAPGKGKLKNIVHGINHNEITAEDKIVSAASCTTNAIVPVLKAVNDKFGIINGHVETVHSYTNDQNLIDNFHKGDRRGRSAALNMVITETGAATAAAKALPELAGKLTGNAIRVPTPNVSMAILNLNLEKAATREEMNEYLRYMALHSDLHKQIDFVNSQEVVSTDFVGSRHAGVVDAEATIVQDNRVVLYVWYDNEFGYSCQVVRVMEDMAGVNPPAFPR is encoded by the coding sequence ATGTGGAAGGTTCCCGTGACTCAGAAGCCCGACCAGTGTCTTGGTGAATGGATCGACCGTGAAGCACTCGCAGAAGCGATGATTCCGCTTATCGGTCAGCTCTACCGCAATAACAATGTGGTGAGCTCGATCTATGGCCGCAGCCTGATCAACCAGTCTGTCATCGCGATTCTCAAGGCTCATCGCTTTGCTCGCCATCGCTCCTCCGACGACAGCGAACTCTCCGTCCACGAAACATTCCCACTGCTCAAGGCCATGAGCGAGCTCAAGCTCGGCGCGGCTTCGGTAGACCTGGGCAAGTTGGCGTTCAAATTCCGCAACGAAGGCAATGGCCGCAGCGCCGAGCAGTTCGTGCGTGAAGAAATGGCTGACGTGGTTGGCCAGCAAAACGCTTCGGCCCGCAAAGGCACTGACGTTGTCCTGTACGGCTTCGGTCGTATCGGCCGCCTGCTGGCGCGCATCCTGATCGAGAAAACCGGTGGCGGCGACGGCCTGCGCCTGCGGGCCATCGTGGTGCGCAAAGGCGCCGAAAACGACCTGACCAAGCGCGCCAGCCTGCTGCGTCGCGACTCGGTACACGGTTCGTTCAACGGCACCATCACCATCGACGAAGAAAACAACACCATCACTGCCAACGGCAACCTGATCCAGGTGATCTACGCGAAGAACCCGACCGAGGTGGACTACACCCAGTACGGGATCAAGAACGCGCTGCTGGTGGACAACACTGGTGTATGGCGTGACGCCGACGGCCTGGGCCAGCACCTGGCCTGCCCGGGTATCGACCGCGTGGTTCTGACTGCGCCTGGCAAAGGCAAGCTGAAGAACATCGTTCACGGTATCAACCACAACGAAATCACCGCTGAAGACAAGATCGTGTCCGCCGCTTCCTGCACCACCAACGCCATCGTGCCGGTGCTCAAGGCTGTGAATGACAAGTTCGGCATCATCAACGGTCACGTCGAAACCGTTCACTCGTACACCAACGACCAGAACCTGATCGACAACTTCCACAAGGGCGATCGCCGTGGCCGTAGCGCCGCGCTGAACATGGTCATCACCGAAACCGGTGCTGCCACTGCTGCTGCCAAGGCCCTGCCTGAGCTGGCCGGCAAGCTGACCGGCAACGCGATCCGCGTTCCAACGCCAAACGTGTCGATGGCCATTCTCAACCTGAACCTTGAGAAAGCCGCCACCCGTGAAGAGATGAACGAGTACCTGCGCTACATGGCGCTGCACTCCGACCTGCACAAGCAGATCGACTTCGTCAATTCGCAGGAAGTGGTCTCCACCGACTTCGTCGGTTCGCGCCACGCCGGTGTGGTCGACGCTGAAGCCACCATCGTTCAGGACAACCGCGTTGTTCTGTATGTCTGGTACGACAACGAGTTCGGTTACAGCTGCCAGGTCGTGCGCGTGATGGAAGACATGGCCGGGGTCAACCCGCCAGCGTTCCCACGCTAA